In the genome of Granulibacter bethesdensis CGDNIH1, one region contains:
- a CDS encoding adenosine kinase, with protein MTAPRFDLLGIGNAIVDVIALTDDTFLSRHDMHKGSMALIDAEQAASLYAALPRGTEVSGGSAANTCAVAASMGIKVAFLGKVADDALGEAFRRDITETGVHFPTPGLQGGAPTARCLIAVTPDGQRTMNTYLGACVTFSAEDVDTSLVADSAITYLEGYLFDPPAAQAAFRKATTAAHEAGRKVALSLSDAFCVHRHRDDFLALLPNVDILFANETEITALYERNTFEEAAELARLDVALAALTRSEAGSVILHGSDTIQIPAVSTKVLDTTGAGDAYAAGFLASFAQGQDLKNCGLQGSRAAAEIIAQIGPRPLSR; from the coding sequence ACATGCACAAGGGCAGCATGGCGCTGATCGACGCGGAACAGGCAGCCTCACTGTATGCGGCACTGCCCCGCGGCACGGAAGTCAGCGGCGGCTCTGCGGCCAATACCTGCGCCGTGGCTGCCAGCATGGGGATCAAGGTCGCGTTTCTCGGCAAAGTGGCAGACGATGCGCTGGGGGAGGCCTTCCGTCGCGATATCACGGAAACCGGTGTGCATTTCCCCACTCCCGGCCTTCAGGGCGGAGCGCCGACCGCACGATGCCTGATTGCCGTCACCCCGGACGGGCAACGGACCATGAACACCTATCTCGGGGCCTGCGTCACCTTCTCCGCCGAGGATGTGGATACGTCTTTGGTGGCTGATTCCGCCATCACCTATCTGGAAGGCTATCTGTTCGATCCGCCGGCTGCGCAGGCAGCCTTCCGCAAGGCCACCACTGCCGCGCATGAGGCGGGCCGGAAGGTAGCCCTCTCCCTGTCCGACGCATTCTGCGTGCATCGCCACCGTGATGATTTCCTCGCTCTGCTGCCGAACGTGGACATCCTGTTCGCCAATGAAACGGAGATCACCGCGCTGTACGAACGCAACACATTCGAGGAAGCCGCTGAACTGGCACGGCTTGACGTAGCACTCGCTGCCCTGACCCGCAGCGAGGCTGGCAGCGTCATTCTTCACGGCTCAGACACAATCCAGATTCCGGCTGTCTCCACGAAGGTGCTGGACACGACCGGTGCGGGCGATGCCTATGCAGCCGGGTTCCTTGCCAGCTTCGCACAGGGACAGGATCTGAAAAACTGCGGCCTCCAGGGCAGCCGGGCCGCGGCTGAAATCATCGCCCAGATCGGTCCGCGTCCCCTGTCCCGCTGA